The Triticum urartu cultivar G1812 chromosome 5, Tu2.1, whole genome shotgun sequence genome contains the following window.
CCACCGATGGTGAAGCGCTTCCACCGCCGTGAGCCTCTGGTCGGGGTCGAATGCAAGCATGCCAGTGAGGAGGCCGTGCCCGGCTTCCGAAAGATCCGGGAACCACTCCAGGTCCATCTTCCCCGTGGAGGCGATCTGCTCTCGTAGCTTGGCCATCTCGGCGACCATGCCCTCCTCCGTGTCTCCCACGAACAGGGTCCCGCCGGCCAGGAGCTCAGCCATGATGCACCCGAGCGCCCACATGTCCACGGCCTGCCCGTAGCACCGGTTCccctccagctgctccggcgagGTGTAGATCAGCGTGCCCACGCGGCACTCCTCGTACGGCACACCGGGCGGCCTCCGGCGCGTCGCCGACCCGAAGTCGCCCACCTTCAGCTCGCCGAACATGGTGACGAGGACGTTCTCGGGCTTGATGTCCCGATGGACGACGCCGGCCCCGTGCAGCCTCTCGGCCGCGTCCAGGAGCTGCCGCATCATCACGCGGGCCACGTCCTCGGAGAGAGGCTTGTAGAGGTGCTCGCGCAGGGTGAGcccgccggcgacgagctccATGACGAGGAACATGTCCCCCGTGTCGGCGTCCGTCGCCACGTCCAGGATGTCGACGACGGACGGGTGGCCGCGGCACGCCGCGTGGCAGCCGGCCTCACGGATCACGGCCGGCATGTCGGGCGCGCGGATCCACTTCACCGCCACCTTCTTGCCGGTGCGGCGGTCGCGCGCCTTCGAGACCTGGCCGTAGGCGCCTTCCCCGAGCACCTCCAGCGTCTCGTAGTCGCGAATGCTCCCGAACGAGTACCGAGCCTTCTTGCCGCCGTTGCCGTTGGCGACGCGCTCCGCCGCCGGGCGCTTGCGGGTGGCCGTCGGCGTGCTGGGCTCGGAACGTGCGCCTACTACCGTCGACATGAGCTCAGAACGTTGCTGTGCGCGCGAGCTGGGTcggccggccggccggcgagAAACGCGCGTAGGCTGGAGCTGGCTTCGGATTCTGGACGGGGGATCGATGTCTAGACGAGCGGGGTACGTGAGGATGTACTAGGATGTATATATAGGCAGCTAGGAGGACGGCGATGTCTCCATGTCCGATCCGGACAAGGTAACGCGTGGTGTGCGCGTAGCGTTTATGTGGGTCACGCGCACGGACAgcgtttttttgtttttgttttttgcaaACAGGTTTCTCCTCGCTTCGCCCAGAGCGAATGTGTATGGGGGCCCATAGGATAGCTTCGAGTTCGTTCCGTTcacttttttcttcttttcttcggccCTGCTTTTCGTTCGGTTCTTTCCGTTCGCACCTCCATTCGCCTTTTCTTGTTTCCCTATTTCCGCTCGTTCCATTTTCAGTAATGCTATACCTACGTAAGGATTTCTACATAATTAACATAACTAATTAGGTGGCATGTTTTGGTTAGAGGAAATAAGGGGGCCCTCGGGGCGAAGAGATAAGTTAAGGCAAGTTACGTAACTTTACGTAGATCGTCCGTAGGTCTAGCATTTTTGCTCTATTTTGGTAGGTTCTTTTCTTTGTCGGTTCTTTCAAGAATATATTTTTCTCTCATAAACCATATATTCATGTATATTTTAGATAACATTAGTAAATATGCTCATGCGTTGTAATGAGGGAAAAACAATCAGATTATGCATATGTGACAGAGATAAAAAAAGTCAATGTCATGATAAGATAAGGACTTTAAAAATCAAACTATGTCTTAATGATATCATGATGAGATAAGTGACTTTTCAAATGTCATTTTAAAAAACTAAAAATGTAATGGTCTCATAAGACTTGATTTCGTAAGGCGCCACCACAAAATATTTTTTGGCTGAGCAAATTGCTTTGATGGACCATGCCTAAGCTAGACTGATAAATGATGTGTTTCGCCTTTTTTGTGAGAAAATTTCTAATCTATTCATATCCAATTATGATAGTACAACTAATagcagaaataataaaaaatgcATCCAGGTccatagaccacctagcgacaactacaagcactgaagcgagccgaaggcgcgccgccgtcatcacCCCTCCATCGCCGAAGTCgggcacaacttgttgtagtagacagtcgggaagtcgtcgtgctaaagCCCCGtaggaccagcgcaccagaacaACATCCGCCGCAGATGAAGAATAATGTATATCAGAAGGATCCAACTCGAAGACACACGAACGTAGACGAACAACGACAAGATCCGAGCAAATTCACCAAAGATAGATTCGCCGGAGAcgcacctccacacgcccaccaacgatgctagacgcaccgccggaacggggtctaggcGGGGAGACCTTTATACCATTTTCAGGGAGCCGTCGCCGTCTCGTCTTCCTGAGTAGGACACAACCCCTAGTAAAACTAAAAGAAACAATTAAAAATGGAGCCTTCCCGCCGGCCCTTGCCGAGATCCACCGCGCTCCCATGGCCCTAGGGCCATCGGAGAGGACTGGATCTGCGGTGACGCCGGCGGGAGGCAAAAACCCTAGCTCTTTTTGTGGAGGAGGAGGGTTAAGGAGCTCTTTTGAGGAGGAATATGAACTCAGGCATAAGCACCATGGAGGAGGATATGTTTCGCCTTGACCTAAGGTAGCGGTGTTTTCCATAACCAGTAAAAATTATGGCACCAGAATAAACATAGTTATGTACAGAAGCAAGATAAATATTTAGTCATTTTTATATAGCTTACAAAAGCAAACCCACAGGAAGTTGTGTCAATTTTTTGGGCTCAGTGCTGTACAAAACACAAAAATCTTTTTCTTACCGACGCGCAAGGGACTAAATAAAATCATAAAACGACCTCTACAAATCCCCTAATAAAACCTCCACGTAAACAACGGTTTGTTTTGTTCGTTATTTACGGATCTGTTTtaatttttgtgaacattttcaaaaattttatggacattttttaaaattacagaatattttttgaatacacgatcatttttcaaaatcttgaaatttttatttctctttttttaaATCATGATTTTTTAATAATATGCGAACAGTTTTTAAAATCACAAACATTTTATGATCTCTCAATATATTTTTCAAAACATGCAACTTTTTAAAATTTGGATTTTTGGAAATCACGAATTAATTTAAAGAAGGAAAAATAAATACAGAAATGataaagcaaaaagcaaaaaaaatgAAATAATGAAAAGCAGGGGCGTCGCGAATCAACatgtggttgagttggttaggtggacagtggtatcccaacccatcagggttcaaatcctggtgctcgcattatttctggatttatttcaggatttccggcgatgcgctttcagtgggaggacaCGTTCCCGTTGATGACGAGGCGCCTACgatgacttcgtaaatctcaagatgatatgccggctcagtctctcggaagTGCTCATAAGGGTAAAGtatgcgtgtgtgcgttcataggggtgaatatatgcgcgtgtatatgagcgcttgtgtctgtactgatgctaaaAAAAAGCAGGGGCGTCGCGACGGGCACGGCACGTTACTGCGCACGGGATGTAGGAGGCGTGCAGAGAAAAGGGAAGAAAAAAGAGCTGAACCAGGAATGAATCCGTGATCTTGCGCGTGGAAGAGTGGGCCCGCAGACACCGCACTGCTTGTTTACTTGTGACATCTGAGTGTATcagtttttttttttgaacttGTGGCACATTTTATTCAACTCAAATAAGGGATACATCAGAAAAAAGTTCAGCTAGAATAAACTGTGAAGGATCATTATCCCACGAAATTATAGATTAGAATTGTAACAACATCTAACTAACTATGCCACTTGGTTTGCCCCTCTTGAACAATAAGCATAAGATACACCCCCAATTCTTTGAGCTAATATAAAGCAGTCACTCAAAATCGCCGAATAAGGACTCAGAATGTCCACTTTCCCTTTGCATGCTAAGATAATTTCGAGGCAGTCTGATTCCAAAGTGATATTGGAACAACCAAGTTGGTCTGCAAGCATCATATCATTTTTCAATGCCATCGCCTCGGCGGAGGGGGCATCGAGAACGTGACTAACCAGGGACGACGAACCAGCCAAAGCATGTCCGTGGTGGTTTCGAAGAACGGCCGCAGTAGCCCCGCATCCATCCTCCATAAAGCATGCGTCCACGTTCATCTTATACATGTTGTGACACGGTTTAGACCACTTCCCTTCAGTAATTTGGCTAGCACTCGAAGCCCCCACATAATTCGTTGTTATTGCATGTATAGCCATTGCCGATTTAGGAGGACTCGTCACCACTTCCCCCTTCACGAAATAAATCTGGCAGCGTTTAAAAATAATGGATCATTTTCTTGACTTATAGATGGCATAGTGGGTAATTTAGGGCAACTTCGGGGCCAATTTTGTGATGAACGACCAGAAATAATAGCACCTTTATTATTAGGGGGTGACGAAAACTTAATTCAAGAACGTTTTTCTGTCAAAACATTATTCGCCAAGTATTAAGAAATTGTATTTGCATTGTAAAAACTGCTCATTGTGTATTTAAAAAATTTCATAAGGAAGTGTTAGtaatctatttaaaaaaaatgttcacCAAGTGTTATGACAAAGTTCATTGTTCAAtagaaaaatgttcattgtgtattTCAAAAATTATTTGTAGCAATTAAAATTAGGTAGAAAAATGTGCATAGTATATTAATGTATTAACAATCAGAAAACGCATAGTGTATTTACAAATGTCTTAAGAAAATGTTCATTTATCTATATCAAAACCTGTACAAATATGTATTTGAAAAAGGTTAATGTGTATCAAAAAAAGTTCCAcatgtatatgaaaaatgtaAAATGTATATGAAAAAACATGTTACGAGCTAGTTTAAAATATGTTTACACAATTTAAGAAAATGTTTTCACAATTCAGAAAAATTGTTTTGTACAATTAAATGTAATATATGTGACACTTTAATATTTTCACgtgtttcaaaaaaaaatgttAATGACGTATTTGAAAAATGCTAATACAATGTAAAAATGTTAGCATAGCTTTAAAATGTTGTATGGCACTAAAACAATTACAAAAGTATTTATAAATATTTACCATCTAtatgaatttttttcaaaacaTCTATTTGGAAACAATGACGTATTTGGAAACgagtatttgaaaaaatgttaaacAAGTATAAAAGAAAAATTCCTACTGTATACGAAAAATGTACAATCTGTATAGAAAAACATTAGACCTCAAAACATATATTGTTTTAAAATAATCATGTACTTTTAAAAAATGATAAACGTGTATAAAAAATGTTCTTTTCGTGTATGAAAAATGTACCATGTCTATGAAAAAAGgtaaaaaaaacaaagaaaaccggAAAGAAACACTGAAAACcaaagagaaaaagaagaagaaaactgaAGAAAGAAAAGGAAACAGAAAAAATATTGATCAgatatttaaaaaatgttaaatatgTATAAGAAGATATTCCTGATTTATAAAGTAGACATCAAAAACTGTTTATTGTGTAATTATGTAGACATCAAAAACTGTTTAAGAAAATATGCATTGTGAATTTTTTCATTGCAATTATTTTTTTTGAATGTATACTAAAAAAATGTGTACCATGTATTTGAAAATATCTCCGGAACATGTATTTAAGAAAATATACAttgtgtatttgaaaaatgttcaacgTCTATGAAAAAAAATTCACATGTATGCTAAACATGTACACAATGTACCGAAAAAACTAGACACGTGGTAAAAAAGGAAAACCGTTGAAAACCGACAAAGAAACATAAGAAAAGTGACAAAAACCAAAGAAAAATGAAGAAAATCGAGAAGGAAATAAAGAAAACTGAactaaaagaaagaaaaaactaATGCAGAAAAGTGCAAATTAGTGAAAATGGGGAAAGAAAAATATGAAAACCAAAGAAAGGGGAAGAAAACAAATGTAAACccaaaaagaaacaaagaaaactaAGAAAGAAAGTGAATGAAAAATAGAAACCAATGAAAACCAATGCAAAGAGAGTGAAAAGTGAAAAcaagaaagaaacaaagaaactGGAAAAAACGAAGAATGTCCAAAAAGAAATAGTTTCTATTTGAAAAAAGAAACCCCCCTGAAAAACCTGCAGACAATCAACGAAATAGTACAGTTAATGAGGGTCTTTGTTCCGGGCTAGGTGCGAGCGAATAGAAAATGTAATGACCCGGCCCAATACCTATGTGAGGGATAAAAGCTTCAGGCGAGGGGAGCATGTATGTCGCTATAAGCGAGATATAGCTCTCGTGATGCCGAGGATCCTGACGCGCCAGGAAGACATGCCTCTGCTCTGGTGGATGGCACACCGGACTACACCGGGCCTTCTGCAGTTGGAGGCACATCTACACCACCTGGTGTTCGATACGGTTGCAACATGGTATATCAAAACCAAAGGCACTTTCCAATGACATGATGTGTTACGATTGCATCAAGTTCTTTGGCTCCAGCTGAACCAAGGTCACATATAGAAGCCACTCCTAATCCCAAGTGGAAGTAAgccatggatgaagaatttgGCGCCTTGATAGAAAAAAAACCATAGGTGGCACCTCGTTGCTCCTGTGAAGGGCCAAAATATTGTTGATTGTAAATGGGTGTACAAGATAAAGAAGAAAGTTGATGGAACGGTTGGTCTTTACAAGGCTcgtctgttggggaacgttgcagaaaacaaaaaaatttcctacgtttcaccaagatcaatctatggagtcaaatagcaacgagaggagagtgcatctacatacccttgtaaatcacgagcggaagcgttcaagagaacggggatgatggagtcgtactcgccgtgatccaaatcaccgatgaccaagtgccgaacggacggcacctccgcgttcaacacacgtacggagcggatgacgtctcctccttcttgatccagcaagggggaaggagaggttgatgaagatccagcagcacgacggcgtggtggtggatgcagcagtgaacgcagcagggcttcgccgagtttctgcgagagggagaggtgtagcaggggagagggaggcgccaagacttgaggtgttgctgccctccctcccccctttatataggccccctagggggtgcaccggccctaggagatgggatctcctaggggggcggcggccaagggggtggagtaccccccaaggcaagtggaggcgccccctcccctagggttcccaaccctaggcgcatggggggggcccaaggggggcgcaccagcccaccaggggctggttcccctctccacttcagcccatggggccctccgggatgggtggccccacccggtggacccccgggaccctcccggtggtcccggtacaataccggtgacccccgaaactctcccgatggccgaaactgcacttcctatatataattcttcacctccgaaccattccggaactccttgtgacgttcgggatctcatccgggaccccgaacaactttcgggttactgcatactcatatctctgcaaccctagcgtcaccgaaccttaagtgtgtagaccctacgggttcgggagacaagcagacatgaccgagacgactctctggtcaataaccaacagcgggatctggatacccatgttggctcccacatgctcctcgatgatctcatcggatgaaccacgatgtcgaggacctaatcaatcccgtactcaattccctttgtcaatcggtacgttacttgcccgagactcgatcgtcggtatcccaataccttgttcagtctcgttactggcaagtcactttactcgtaccgtaatgcatgatcccgtgatcaaccacttggtcacattgagctcattatgatgatgcattaccgagtgggcctagagatacctctccgtcatatggagtgacaaatcccagtctcgattcgtgccaacccaacagacactttcggagatacccgtagtgtacctttatagtcacccagttacgttgtgatgtttggcacacccaaagcactcctacagtatccgggagttgcacaatctcatggtctaaggaaatgatacttgacattcggaaaagctatagcaaacgaactacacgatctttgagctatgcttaggattgggtcttgtccaccacatcattctcctaatgatgtgatcccgttatcaatggcatccaatgtccatagtcaggaaaccatgactatcttttgatcaacgagctagtcaactagaggctcactagggacacattgtggtctatgtattcacacatgtattacgatttccggataatacaattatagcatgaataatagacaattatcatgaacaaggaaatataataatcattttatcattgcctctagggcatatttccaacagtctcccacttgcactagagtcaatcatctagttacattgtgatgaatcgaacacccatggaattctggtgttgatcatgttttgctctagggagaggtttagtcaacggatctgcgacattcaggtccgtatgtactttacaaatttaTATGTCTCCATTTttaacactttcacgaatggagttgaagcgacgcttgatatgcctggtcttcctgtgaagcctgggctccttggcaagggcaatagctccagtgttgtcacagaagagagtcatcggccccgacgcattgggtatgactcctaggtcggtaatgaactccttcacccaaactgcttcgtgtgctgcctccgaggctgccatgtactccgcttcacatgtagatcccgccacaacgctttgcttgcaactgcgccagcttactgccccaccattcaaaatatacacgtatccggtttgtgacttagagtcatccagatccgtgtcgaagctagcatcgacgtaaccctttacgatgagctcttcgtcacctccataaacgagaaacatttccttagtccttttcaggtacttcaggatatttttgaccgctgtccagtgttccatgacgggattactttggtaccttcctaccaaactcacggcaaggtttacattaggtctggtacacagcatagcatacatgatagaccctatggccgaggcataggggacgacactcatcttttctctatcttctgccatggtcgggcattgagccaagctcaatctcgtaccttgcaatacaggcaagaaccccttctttgactgatccattttgaacttcttcaaaatcttgtcaaggtacggttggaaatatgccctagaggcaataataaattagttattattatatttcctagttcatgataatcgtttattatccatgctggaattgtattgataggaaactcagatacatgtgtggatacatagacaacaccatgtccctagtaagcctctagctgactagctcgttgatcaatagatggttatggtttcctgaccatggacattggatgtcgttgataacgggatcacatcattgggagaatgatgtgatggacaagacccaatcctaagcctagcacaaagatcgtgtagttcgttgctaaagcttttctaaatgtcaagtaggaatactttgggtgtgccaaacgtcacaacgtaactgggtggctataaaggtacactacaggtatctccggaagtgtctgttgggttggcacgaaccaagactgggatttgtcactccgtgtgacggagaggtatctctgggcccgctcggtaggatatcatcataatgtgcacaatgtgatcaaggagttgatcacgggatgatgtgttacggaacgagtaaagagacttgccggtaacgagattgaacaaggtatcgggataccgacgatcgaatctcgggcaagtacaataccgctagacaaagggaattgtatacgggattgatcgaatcctcgacatcgtggttcatccgatgagatcatcgtggaacatgtgggaaccaacatgggtatccagatcccgctattggttattgaccggagaacgtctcggtcatgtctgtatggttcccgaacccgtagggtctacacacttaaggttcgatgacgctagggttataaaggaagtttgtatgtggttaccgaatgtttttcggagtcccggatgagatcccggacgtcacgaggagttccggaatggtccagaggtaaagatttatatatgggaagtcctgttttggtcaccggaaaagtttcgggttttaccagtagtgtaccgggaccaccggaggggtccgggggtccaccaagtggggccaccagccccggagggctgcatgggccaagtgtgggaggggaccagccccaggtgggctggtgcgcccccccaccaaggcccaaggcgcctccaagagggaaagggggcaaaccctagggcagatgggccctaaggcccaccccaggtgcgcctccccctctcccccttgtggccgccacccctagggagggaaccctaggtgggggcgcagcccctcccctccccctatatatacttgaggtttgggctgcccaagacacacgagATCCTCTCCCTCTTGTggcagccctacctctcttcctcctcgtctctcgtagtgcttggcgaagccctgctagagtcccgcgctcctccaccaccaccacgccgttgtgctactgctggatggagtcttcctcaacctctccttctccccttgctggatcaaggcgtaggagacgtcatcgggctgtacgtgtgttgaacacggaggtgccgtccgttcggcactaggatcatcggtgatttggatcacgacgagtacgactccatcaaccccgttctcttgaacgcttccgcgtagcgatctacaagggtatgtagatgcactctccttccctcgttgctggtttctccatagatagatcttggtgacacgtaggaaaattttgaatttctgctacgttacccaacaggtacgtactctgtgaaagaccaatgaggcgtctcgatctatctctatagatcttgatgcctaatatataagcagcttctccaaggtccttcattgaaaaacacttgttcaaataggcctttatgctttccaagaattctatatcatttcccatcaacagtatgtcatccacatacaatatgagaaatgctacagagctcccactcactttcttgtaaatgcaggcttctccataagtctgcataaacccaaacgctttgatcatctcatc
Protein-coding sequences here:
- the LOC125555627 gene encoding putative cyclin-dependent kinase F-2, whose translation is MSTVVGARSEPSTPTATRKRPAAERVANGNGGKKARYSFGSIRDYETLEVLGEGAYGQVSKARDRRTGKKVAVKWIRAPDMPAVIREAGCHAACRGHPSVVDILDVATDADTGDMFLVMELVAGGLTLREHLYKPLSEDVARVMMRQLLDAAERLHGAGVVHRDIKPENVLVTMFGELKVGDFGSATRRRPPGVPYEECRVGTLIYTSPEQLEGNRCYGQAVDMWALGCIMAELLAGGTLFVGDTEEGMVAEMAKLREQIASTGKMDLEWFPDLSEAGHGLLTGMLAFDPDQRLTAVEALHHRWFNNNEASAS